From a single Lacerta agilis isolate rLacAgi1 chromosome 3, rLacAgi1.pri, whole genome shotgun sequence genomic region:
- the ZC3H13 gene encoding zinc finger CCCH domain-containing protein 13 isoform X1, with the protein MSKIRRKVTVENTKTISDSTSRRPSVFERLGPSTGSTAETQCRNWLKTGNCLYGNTCRFVHGPSPRGKGFSSSYRRSPERPTGDLRERMKNKRQEIEAEPQKHNTEEQSSPVRKESSRGRHRGKEDIKITKERTPESEEENPDWETNRDDSDNGDVNYDYDHELSLEMKRQKIQRELMKLEEENMEKREEIVIKKEISPEAVGSKLSSPSPRKSSKSPKLRSSPKSSSSTAKREKKTSAVSSPLLDQQRSSKNNHSKKKGPRTPSPPPPIQEDAAQGKKHKEKHKAKERLEEKPREVKERGRDFERHNKEKKEKQRDPSESSHRQRRSPSPEEQSGSNSSPSREYSPTTRKRQTSWAPAKSSSHKHSLSPSCRSASPPTHHHSPVSSRHHSSSSQSGSSIQRRSPSPRHKRTPSPSYKRTASPPVGRSSSPYPHRTSPSQQKQTPSRHRSPVRERSRHDRERISQSHDRERISQSHDRRHERRDETRGKRGRERDTREERDYDQEQSTPRDHRDDRESRDGRDGRDRRETRDNRDRRDLRESRDTRDSRDTRGCSRDTKEGRDQRDLRSARDTHDYRDRECRDSHKKEEQYLEESRSYGRTHGREESSRSETRTDSRSESRNESRTSGRSRGRGPELSDKGSRGARGSQIDSHNTSSSYHDSWESRSSYPDRDRYENRDHARDSSFERRHGERDKRDNRERDPRPSSPVRHQGRNDDVERDERLEERRGDRGEDRRDERQREREREREREREREAERERVRERERERERENKDRERDRDHDRERERERERERERERERERERERERERERGREREKERERQREWEDKERGREERRDKREDIREERATRDSREERKSKKRHRNESSPSPRKSPKRRREHSPDSDAYNSGEDQNEKRRLLSQVVRPQESRSLSPTHLSEDKQSRWKDSDRKPERKDSSRHYEESDFKERSSSSGDKQREQRETNESSRSRVQEITSNRASEDREAADHAHEDKKKVKIQKKTTKKKKEDDVGLERFVSEPAPEKAPQVFSPKKAQKKKSTEKKRKRSKGDSEASEEDSGPHQKKKKGPRTPPVTTREELVEVVPEKSVVVEAAPKREDTTFSDWSDEDVPERGESILERSSEEPHRNSHRARTEVVEPPHVVEEPPHHKPTEEKRSSSLCSNRSRTSSRLRSPSNDSAHRSGDDQTGIKKILHSSAGDRERERRCLEIAGERKSRIDQLKRGVPSRSTSSDRQDSRSHSSRRSSPESDRQGHSRSGSFDSRERVQERDRHEHDRERDRRDARQRDWDRDTAKDWLRNRERDRIRERERQREKRRDTDREKERLLLENPERDRGANISSQAELSKHSETKPGKEHPEFEVIYLDSTSLEKERLDKDLGPLQGFEDGVEAEKVEHLEGGDDEVKIDDMQSMGSGAGEYEPISDDELDEILAGDAEKREDQQDEEKMPDPVDVIDVDWSSLMPKQPKEPREAGAALLKFTPGAVMLRVGISKQLAGPSLFTKIKETCQRTIEKPKDAENLFEHEFGALNMAALLRKEERSGLLCNLGPCCKALCFRRDSAIRKQLVKNEKGTTKQTYTNPPVVDNELLRLSLRLFKRKTVRQVSGPEKTEDTKLSQPYIPEICMS; encoded by the exons AAAGAGTCCTCCAGGGGGAGGCACAGGGGGAAGGAAGATATTAAAATTACCAAGGAGAGAACTCCGGAAAGTGAAGAAGAAAATCCCGACTGGGAAACAAACAGAGACG ATTCTGATAACGGAGACGTTAACTACGATTATGACCACGAACTGTCTTTGGAAATGAAGCGCCAGAAGATCCAGAGAGAGTTAATGAAGCTTGAAGAAGAAAACATGGAGAAAAGGGAAGAGATAGTAATTAAAAAGGAG ATTTCTCCAGAGGCTGTTGGGTCAAAATTATCCTCACCTTCTCCAAGAAAATCTAGCAAATCTCCAAAACTGCGATCAAGCCCCAAATCTTCCTCCTCAACCGCTAAGAGGGAGAAAAAGACTTCTGCAGTTTCTTCACCCCTCTTGGACCAACAGAG GAGTTCGAAAAACAACCACAGTAAAAAGAAAGGTCCTCGTACGCCCAGTCCTCCACCGCCAATACAAGAAGACGCGGCACAAGGAAAGAAACATAAAGAGAAACACAAAGCTAAAGAGCGGTTAGAAGAGAAGCCAAGGGAGGTGAAAGAGAGAGGCCGTGACTTTGAAAGACAcaataaagagaaaaaagagaaacaaag AGATCCCTCAGAAAGTTCTCATAGGCAGAGACGTTCGCCTAGTCCAGAAGAACAGTCTGGTAGCAATTCTTCTCCTTCAAGAGAATATTCTCCTACCACAAGGAAAAGGCAAACATCTTGGGCTCCAGCTAAATCCAGCAGCCATAAACATTCCCTTTCGCCATCTTGCAG GTCTGCCTCACCACCAACTCATCACCATTCTCCCGTGTCCTCAAGACATCACTCTTCCTCATCTCAGTCAGGTTCTTCCATTCAGAGACGTTCTCCTTCGCCACGTCACAAAAGAACTCCTTCTCCTTCTTACAAAAGGACCGCTTCCCCACCTGTAGGCCGTTCCTCGTCTCCTTATCCTCACCGAACCTCACCTTCTCAGCAAAAACAGACCCCTTCAAGGCATCGTTCACCAGTCCGAGAGAGAAGCCGGCATGATCGTGAACGGATTTCACAGTCGCATGACCGTGAACGGATTTCACAGTCACATGATCGACGCCACGAAAGGAGGGATG AGACGAGAGgaaaaaggggaagagagagagacactcGAGAGGAACGTGACTATGACCAAGAACAGAGCACTCCCAGGGATCACAGAGACGATCGAGAATCGAGGGATGGGCGGGACGGGCGGGATCGAAGGGAAACCAGGGACAACAGAGACCGTAGGGATTTAAGAGAATCTCGAGACACTCGGGACTCACGGGACACAAGGGGCTGTAGCAGAGACACTAAAGAAGGTCGTGATCAGAGAGACCTGCGTTCTGCACGGGACACCCATGACTACAGAGACCGCGAGTGTCGAGACTCCCATAAAAAGGAAGAGCAGTATTTGGAGGAATCACGTAGCTATGGAAGAACCCATGGCAGAGAAGAGAGCTCTCGTTCCGAAACAAGGACAGACTCGAGAAGTGAGAGTAGAAATGAATCTAGAACTTCCGGAAGAAGTAGAGGAAGAGGACCTGAATTATCGGACAAAG GTAGTCGAGGAGCAAGGGGGTCTCAGATCGACAGCCACAACACCAGCAGCAGCTACCACGACAGCTGGGAATCTCGGAGCAGTTATCCTGACAGGGATCGCTACGAAAACCGTGATCACGCGAGGGATTCTTCCTTTGAAAGAAGGCATGGGGAAAGGGACAAGCGTGACAACAGAGAGAGAG ATCCGAGACCAAGCTCGCCAGTACGACACCAGGGAAGGAACGATGACGTTGAGCGTGATGAAAGATTAGAAGAGCGAAGGGGGGATAGGGGTGAAGACCGAAGAGATGAaagacagagggagagggagcgtGAGCGAGaaagggagcgagagagagaagctgaacgTGAACGTGTCCGTGAGCGAGAACgcgagagagaaagggaaaataaagacAGGGAACGGGACAGGGATCacgacagagaaagagagagggagagggaaagagagagggagcgagaacgggaaagagagagggaaagggaacgAGAGCGTGAACGAGAGAGAGGGcgtgaaagagagaaggaaagggagcGCCAGAGAGAGTGGGAGGacaaggagagaggaagagaagaacgCAGAGACAAGAGAGAAGACATCCGGGAAGAAAGGGCCACACGAGATAGTCGCGAAGAGAGGAAGTCAAA AAAACGTCACAGAAATGAAAGTAGCCCCAGCCCTCGTAAATCACCTAAGCGCCGCCGTGAGCATTCACCTGATAGCGATGCCTATAACAGTGGAGAAGATCAGA ACGAAAAACGCAGATTACTGAGTCAGGTTGTACGACCTCAAGAATCGCGCTCACTTAGTCCTACACACCTTTCAGAAGACAAGCAGAGCCGGTGGAAAGACAGCGACCGAAAGCCGGAGAGAAAGGACAGCTCCAGACACTATGAGGAAAGTGATTTCAAGGAGCGGAGTTCCTCTTCTGGGGACAAACAGCGAGAGCAGCGGGAGACCAACGAAAGTTCAAGGAGCCGGGTCCAAGAGATCACAAGCAACCGGGCTTCTGAAGATCGAGAGGCTGCTGACCATGCGCACGAAGATaagaaaaaagttaaaatacagaaaaagactacgaagaaaaagaaagaggatgACGTTGGGCTGGAGCGCTTCGTTAGTGAGCCGGCTCCAGAGAAAGCCCCCCAggtcttttctcccaagaaagctCAGAAAAAGAAGAGCACTGAAAAGAAGCGCAAAAGATCAAAAGGAGATTCCGAGGCTTCTGAGGAGGACAGCGGCCCacaccagaaaaagaaaaaaggcccaAGGACACCACCAGTAACCACCAGAGAGGAGCTGGTGGAAGTGGTGCCTGAGAAATCTGTGGTCGTAGAAGCTGCGCCCAAGAGAGAGGACACAACCTTTAGCGACTGGTCGGATGAGGACGTTCCAGAGCGTGGGGAAAGTATTCTGGAGAGAAGTTCCGAGGAGCCCCACAGAAATAGCCATCGCGCAAGGACTGAAGTCGTGGAGCCCCCTCACGTGGTTGAGGAGCCCCCTCACCATAAACCTAcggaagagaagagaagcagcAGTCTTTGTAGCAATCGGAGCCGTACCTCCAGTCGACTTCGCTCGCCCTCCAATGATTCTGCACATCGTAGCGGAGACGACCAGACCGGCATTAAGAAGATCCTGCATAGCAGCGCTggcgacagagagagagagaggaggtgtcTAGAAATTGCCGGAGAGCGGAAGTCGAGAATTGATCAACTAAAACGAGGGGTTCCCAGCCGCAGCACCTCTTCAG ATCGACAGGATTCAAGGAGCCACAGTTCCAGGCGAAGTTCTCCTGAATCAGATCGCCAAGGTCATTCCAGATCTGGGTCTTTTGATAGCAGGGAAAGGGTGCAAGAGAGAGACAGGCATGAGCACGATCGTGAACGGGACCGACGAGATGCGAGGCAAAGAGATTGGGACCGAGATACAGCCAAAGACTGGCTAAGGAACAGAGAGCGGGACAGAATTCGCGAACGAGAAAGACAGCGGGAAAAACGAAGGGATACAGATCGTGAAAAGGAGAGGCTACTCCTGGAGAATCCTGAGAGAGATCGAGGTGCCAATATTTCCTCTCAAGCAGAGTTATCCAAGCACAGTGAAACAAAACCGGGCAAGGAGCATCCAGAATTCGAGGTCATCTATTTGGACTCTACCTCCCTCGAGAAGGAAAGGCTGGATAAAGACTTGGGACCTTTGCAAGGATTCGAAGATGGGGTTGAAGCTGAGAAAGTGGAACATTTAGAAG GTGGAGATGATGAAGTCAAAATAGATGATATGCAATCAATGGGGTCCGGTGCCGGAGAATATGAGCCAATTAGTGATGATGAACTGGATGAAATTTTGGCCGGTGATGCTGAAAAGAGGGAGGATCAACAGGACGAGGAGAAGATGCCAG atcCTGTGGATGTAATAGATGTCGACTGGTCCAGTCTAATGCCAAAGCAGCCCAAAGAGCCGCGAGAAGCCGGAGCTGCTCTTCTGAAATTTACTCCCGGCGCTGTTATGTTGAGAGTCGGCATTTCCAAACAACTCGCTGGCCCTTCACTCTTCACCAAAATTAAAGAAACATGCCAGAGAACAATAGAGAAACCTAAAG ACGCCGAGAACTTATTTGAACATGAATTTGGGGCCCTGAACATGGCTGCCCTACTGCGAAAGGAAGAGCGATCTGGCCTGCTGTGTAATCTTGGTCCCTGTTGCAAGGCCTTATGCTTTAGGAGAGACTCTGCAATCCGCAAGCAGCTAGTCAAAAACGAAAAG GGCACAACCAAACAAACCTACACAAATCCTCCAGTAGTAGACAATGAGTTACTGCGGTTGAGTCTACGGTTGTTTAAACGCAAGACTGTTCGCCAGGTTTCTGGACCAGAAAAGACAGAGGACACCAAGCTTTCACAACCGTATATCCCAGAAATCTGCATGTCCTGA
- the ZC3H13 gene encoding zinc finger CCCH domain-containing protein 13 isoform X2 — MSKIRRKVTVENTKTISDSTSRRPSVFERLGPSTGSTAETQCRNWLKTGNCLYGNTCRFVHGPSPRGKGFSSSYRRSPERPTGDLRERMKNKRQEIEAEPQKHNTEEQSSPVRKESSRGRHRGKEDIKITKERTPESEEENPDWETNRDDSDNGDVNYDYDHELSLEMKRQKIQRELMKLEEENMEKREEIVIKKEISPEAVGSKLSSPSPRKSSKSPKLRSSPKSSSSTAKREKKTSAVSSPLLDQQRSSKNNHSKKKGPRTPSPPPPIQEDAAQGKKHKEKHKAKERLEEKPREVKERGRDFERHNKEKKEKQRSASPPTHHHSPVSSRHHSSSSQSGSSIQRRSPSPRHKRTPSPSYKRTASPPVGRSSSPYPHRTSPSQQKQTPSRHRSPVRERSRHDRERISQSHDRERISQSHDRRHERRDETRGKRGRERDTREERDYDQEQSTPRDHRDDRESRDGRDGRDRRETRDNRDRRDLRESRDTRDSRDTRGCSRDTKEGRDQRDLRSARDTHDYRDRECRDSHKKEEQYLEESRSYGRTHGREESSRSETRTDSRSESRNESRTSGRSRGRGPELSDKGSRGARGSQIDSHNTSSSYHDSWESRSSYPDRDRYENRDHARDSSFERRHGERDKRDNRERDPRPSSPVRHQGRNDDVERDERLEERRGDRGEDRRDERQREREREREREREREAERERVRERERERERENKDRERDRDHDRERERERERERERERERERERERERERERGREREKERERQREWEDKERGREERRDKREDIREERATRDSREERKSKKRHRNESSPSPRKSPKRRREHSPDSDAYNSGEDQNEKRRLLSQVVRPQESRSLSPTHLSEDKQSRWKDSDRKPERKDSSRHYEESDFKERSSSSGDKQREQRETNESSRSRVQEITSNRASEDREAADHAHEDKKKVKIQKKTTKKKKEDDVGLERFVSEPAPEKAPQVFSPKKAQKKKSTEKKRKRSKGDSEASEEDSGPHQKKKKGPRTPPVTTREELVEVVPEKSVVVEAAPKREDTTFSDWSDEDVPERGESILERSSEEPHRNSHRARTEVVEPPHVVEEPPHHKPTEEKRSSSLCSNRSRTSSRLRSPSNDSAHRSGDDQTGIKKILHSSAGDRERERRCLEIAGERKSRIDQLKRGVPSRSTSSDRQDSRSHSSRRSSPESDRQGHSRSGSFDSRERVQERDRHEHDRERDRRDARQRDWDRDTAKDWLRNRERDRIRERERQREKRRDTDREKERLLLENPERDRGANISSQAELSKHSETKPGKEHPEFEVIYLDSTSLEKERLDKDLGPLQGFEDGVEAEKVEHLEGGDDEVKIDDMQSMGSGAGEYEPISDDELDEILAGDAEKREDQQDEEKMPDPVDVIDVDWSSLMPKQPKEPREAGAALLKFTPGAVMLRVGISKQLAGPSLFTKIKETCQRTIEKPKDAENLFEHEFGALNMAALLRKEERSGLLCNLGPCCKALCFRRDSAIRKQLVKNEKGTTKQTYTNPPVVDNELLRLSLRLFKRKTVRQVSGPEKTEDTKLSQPYIPEICMS, encoded by the exons AAAGAGTCCTCCAGGGGGAGGCACAGGGGGAAGGAAGATATTAAAATTACCAAGGAGAGAACTCCGGAAAGTGAAGAAGAAAATCCCGACTGGGAAACAAACAGAGACG ATTCTGATAACGGAGACGTTAACTACGATTATGACCACGAACTGTCTTTGGAAATGAAGCGCCAGAAGATCCAGAGAGAGTTAATGAAGCTTGAAGAAGAAAACATGGAGAAAAGGGAAGAGATAGTAATTAAAAAGGAG ATTTCTCCAGAGGCTGTTGGGTCAAAATTATCCTCACCTTCTCCAAGAAAATCTAGCAAATCTCCAAAACTGCGATCAAGCCCCAAATCTTCCTCCTCAACCGCTAAGAGGGAGAAAAAGACTTCTGCAGTTTCTTCACCCCTCTTGGACCAACAGAG GAGTTCGAAAAACAACCACAGTAAAAAGAAAGGTCCTCGTACGCCCAGTCCTCCACCGCCAATACAAGAAGACGCGGCACAAGGAAAGAAACATAAAGAGAAACACAAAGCTAAAGAGCGGTTAGAAGAGAAGCCAAGGGAGGTGAAAGAGAGAGGCCGTGACTTTGAAAGACAcaataaagagaaaaaagagaaacaaag GTCTGCCTCACCACCAACTCATCACCATTCTCCCGTGTCCTCAAGACATCACTCTTCCTCATCTCAGTCAGGTTCTTCCATTCAGAGACGTTCTCCTTCGCCACGTCACAAAAGAACTCCTTCTCCTTCTTACAAAAGGACCGCTTCCCCACCTGTAGGCCGTTCCTCGTCTCCTTATCCTCACCGAACCTCACCTTCTCAGCAAAAACAGACCCCTTCAAGGCATCGTTCACCAGTCCGAGAGAGAAGCCGGCATGATCGTGAACGGATTTCACAGTCGCATGACCGTGAACGGATTTCACAGTCACATGATCGACGCCACGAAAGGAGGGATG AGACGAGAGgaaaaaggggaagagagagagacactcGAGAGGAACGTGACTATGACCAAGAACAGAGCACTCCCAGGGATCACAGAGACGATCGAGAATCGAGGGATGGGCGGGACGGGCGGGATCGAAGGGAAACCAGGGACAACAGAGACCGTAGGGATTTAAGAGAATCTCGAGACACTCGGGACTCACGGGACACAAGGGGCTGTAGCAGAGACACTAAAGAAGGTCGTGATCAGAGAGACCTGCGTTCTGCACGGGACACCCATGACTACAGAGACCGCGAGTGTCGAGACTCCCATAAAAAGGAAGAGCAGTATTTGGAGGAATCACGTAGCTATGGAAGAACCCATGGCAGAGAAGAGAGCTCTCGTTCCGAAACAAGGACAGACTCGAGAAGTGAGAGTAGAAATGAATCTAGAACTTCCGGAAGAAGTAGAGGAAGAGGACCTGAATTATCGGACAAAG GTAGTCGAGGAGCAAGGGGGTCTCAGATCGACAGCCACAACACCAGCAGCAGCTACCACGACAGCTGGGAATCTCGGAGCAGTTATCCTGACAGGGATCGCTACGAAAACCGTGATCACGCGAGGGATTCTTCCTTTGAAAGAAGGCATGGGGAAAGGGACAAGCGTGACAACAGAGAGAGAG ATCCGAGACCAAGCTCGCCAGTACGACACCAGGGAAGGAACGATGACGTTGAGCGTGATGAAAGATTAGAAGAGCGAAGGGGGGATAGGGGTGAAGACCGAAGAGATGAaagacagagggagagggagcgtGAGCGAGaaagggagcgagagagagaagctgaacgTGAACGTGTCCGTGAGCGAGAACgcgagagagaaagggaaaataaagacAGGGAACGGGACAGGGATCacgacagagaaagagagagggagagggaaagagagagggagcgagaacgggaaagagagagggaaagggaacgAGAGCGTGAACGAGAGAGAGGGcgtgaaagagagaaggaaagggagcGCCAGAGAGAGTGGGAGGacaaggagagaggaagagaagaacgCAGAGACAAGAGAGAAGACATCCGGGAAGAAAGGGCCACACGAGATAGTCGCGAAGAGAGGAAGTCAAA AAAACGTCACAGAAATGAAAGTAGCCCCAGCCCTCGTAAATCACCTAAGCGCCGCCGTGAGCATTCACCTGATAGCGATGCCTATAACAGTGGAGAAGATCAGA ACGAAAAACGCAGATTACTGAGTCAGGTTGTACGACCTCAAGAATCGCGCTCACTTAGTCCTACACACCTTTCAGAAGACAAGCAGAGCCGGTGGAAAGACAGCGACCGAAAGCCGGAGAGAAAGGACAGCTCCAGACACTATGAGGAAAGTGATTTCAAGGAGCGGAGTTCCTCTTCTGGGGACAAACAGCGAGAGCAGCGGGAGACCAACGAAAGTTCAAGGAGCCGGGTCCAAGAGATCACAAGCAACCGGGCTTCTGAAGATCGAGAGGCTGCTGACCATGCGCACGAAGATaagaaaaaagttaaaatacagaaaaagactacgaagaaaaagaaagaggatgACGTTGGGCTGGAGCGCTTCGTTAGTGAGCCGGCTCCAGAGAAAGCCCCCCAggtcttttctcccaagaaagctCAGAAAAAGAAGAGCACTGAAAAGAAGCGCAAAAGATCAAAAGGAGATTCCGAGGCTTCTGAGGAGGACAGCGGCCCacaccagaaaaagaaaaaaggcccaAGGACACCACCAGTAACCACCAGAGAGGAGCTGGTGGAAGTGGTGCCTGAGAAATCTGTGGTCGTAGAAGCTGCGCCCAAGAGAGAGGACACAACCTTTAGCGACTGGTCGGATGAGGACGTTCCAGAGCGTGGGGAAAGTATTCTGGAGAGAAGTTCCGAGGAGCCCCACAGAAATAGCCATCGCGCAAGGACTGAAGTCGTGGAGCCCCCTCACGTGGTTGAGGAGCCCCCTCACCATAAACCTAcggaagagaagagaagcagcAGTCTTTGTAGCAATCGGAGCCGTACCTCCAGTCGACTTCGCTCGCCCTCCAATGATTCTGCACATCGTAGCGGAGACGACCAGACCGGCATTAAGAAGATCCTGCATAGCAGCGCTggcgacagagagagagagaggaggtgtcTAGAAATTGCCGGAGAGCGGAAGTCGAGAATTGATCAACTAAAACGAGGGGTTCCCAGCCGCAGCACCTCTTCAG ATCGACAGGATTCAAGGAGCCACAGTTCCAGGCGAAGTTCTCCTGAATCAGATCGCCAAGGTCATTCCAGATCTGGGTCTTTTGATAGCAGGGAAAGGGTGCAAGAGAGAGACAGGCATGAGCACGATCGTGAACGGGACCGACGAGATGCGAGGCAAAGAGATTGGGACCGAGATACAGCCAAAGACTGGCTAAGGAACAGAGAGCGGGACAGAATTCGCGAACGAGAAAGACAGCGGGAAAAACGAAGGGATACAGATCGTGAAAAGGAGAGGCTACTCCTGGAGAATCCTGAGAGAGATCGAGGTGCCAATATTTCCTCTCAAGCAGAGTTATCCAAGCACAGTGAAACAAAACCGGGCAAGGAGCATCCAGAATTCGAGGTCATCTATTTGGACTCTACCTCCCTCGAGAAGGAAAGGCTGGATAAAGACTTGGGACCTTTGCAAGGATTCGAAGATGGGGTTGAAGCTGAGAAAGTGGAACATTTAGAAG GTGGAGATGATGAAGTCAAAATAGATGATATGCAATCAATGGGGTCCGGTGCCGGAGAATATGAGCCAATTAGTGATGATGAACTGGATGAAATTTTGGCCGGTGATGCTGAAAAGAGGGAGGATCAACAGGACGAGGAGAAGATGCCAG atcCTGTGGATGTAATAGATGTCGACTGGTCCAGTCTAATGCCAAAGCAGCCCAAAGAGCCGCGAGAAGCCGGAGCTGCTCTTCTGAAATTTACTCCCGGCGCTGTTATGTTGAGAGTCGGCATTTCCAAACAACTCGCTGGCCCTTCACTCTTCACCAAAATTAAAGAAACATGCCAGAGAACAATAGAGAAACCTAAAG ACGCCGAGAACTTATTTGAACATGAATTTGGGGCCCTGAACATGGCTGCCCTACTGCGAAAGGAAGAGCGATCTGGCCTGCTGTGTAATCTTGGTCCCTGTTGCAAGGCCTTATGCTTTAGGAGAGACTCTGCAATCCGCAAGCAGCTAGTCAAAAACGAAAAG GGCACAACCAAACAAACCTACACAAATCCTCCAGTAGTAGACAATGAGTTACTGCGGTTGAGTCTACGGTTGTTTAAACGCAAGACTGTTCGCCAGGTTTCTGGACCAGAAAAGACAGAGGACACCAAGCTTTCACAACCGTATATCCCAGAAATCTGCATGTCCTGA